One part of the Terriglobales bacterium genome encodes these proteins:
- a CDS encoding sigma-70 family RNA polymerase sigma factor translates to MADSMVSLAAIPSLQTQALTAEDFDELVFRNQKRILRLLMSLLRDEDAADTLTQECFLRAYKKRDSFRGESSVDTWLFRIAVNLARDYQRNKRHGFWKRLFADTRENEDGEQQSAAVETVPDIRATAETQLLAREEVQTVWRTVKRLSQNQREVFVLRFAEDMSLEEIAGTLEMELGTVKSHLSRALATVRTRLEEHRSGTR, encoded by the coding sequence ATGGCAGACTCCATGGTCAGCCTGGCGGCGATACCCAGCTTGCAGACTCAGGCGCTTACCGCCGAAGACTTCGACGAACTGGTCTTTCGGAACCAGAAGCGAATTCTCCGTCTGCTCATGTCCCTGCTGCGCGACGAGGACGCTGCCGACACACTCACTCAGGAATGTTTCCTGAGGGCGTACAAGAAGCGCGACAGCTTCCGCGGCGAGAGTTCGGTGGACACGTGGCTCTTCCGTATCGCCGTCAACCTTGCGCGCGACTATCAGCGCAATAAGCGCCATGGGTTCTGGAAGCGCCTGTTTGCGGATACGCGCGAGAACGAAGACGGCGAGCAGCAATCGGCCGCAGTCGAAACCGTGCCGGATATCCGGGCCACCGCCGAAACTCAGTTGCTCGCTCGCGAGGAAGTGCAGACGGTTTGGCGCACCGTCAAAAGGCTCTCGCAGAATCAGCGCGAAGTCTTCGTGCTCCGGTTCGCCGAAGACATGAGCCTGGAAGAGATCGCCGGCACGCTGGAGATGGAATTGGGAACCGTGAAGTCGCATTTGTCTCGGGCGCTCGCTACCGTCCGAACCAGACTGGAGGAACATCGCAGTGGAACACGATGA
- a CDS encoding periplasmic heavy metal sensor → MKTKLGILVLALVSSLGWAQQNPGPNTRPLGPGGNMDRKVFVQRHELGAWWKNSKVAEKLQLSDNQIKQLEETFYQHRLKLIDYSAEMEKADMKLQQMLDGDTADDSSINSQVDQVLAARGKVEREFTMMNLDFRKILTPDQWKQLRSMRGGMQDRIFFRHTPGPGIGGPAGPGPGPGPQSELFDDDLPPLPIEGGTCSATEKNGMRIVHCSDNVELQSDLEHKL, encoded by the coding sequence ATGAAGACTAAGTTGGGGATACTCGTGCTCGCACTCGTGTCCTCGTTGGGATGGGCACAACAGAATCCGGGGCCTAACACGCGTCCACTCGGACCTGGTGGGAACATGGACCGCAAGGTATTCGTCCAGCGTCATGAACTCGGCGCCTGGTGGAAGAACTCGAAGGTCGCCGAAAAACTCCAGCTCAGCGATAACCAGATCAAGCAACTCGAAGAAACCTTCTACCAGCACCGCTTGAAGCTGATCGACTATAGCGCCGAGATGGAAAAGGCCGACATGAAACTCCAGCAGATGCTGGACGGCGATACCGCCGACGATTCCTCGATCAACTCGCAAGTTGACCAGGTGCTCGCGGCACGCGGCAAAGTCGAGCGCGAGTTCACCATGATGAACCTCGACTTCCGAAAAATCCTCACGCCCGACCAGTGGAAGCAGCTACGTAGCATGCGCGGCGGAATGCAGGACCGCATCTTCTTCCGCCATACGCCCGGCCCTGGCATCGGCGGCCCTGCTGGCCCCGGTCCCGGACCAGGTCCACAGTCCGAGCTTTTTGATGACGACCTTCCTCCACTTCCGATCGAGGGTGGTACGTGCAGCGCCACCGAGAAGAACGGGATGAGAATCGTTCACTGCTCCGACAATGTGGAATTGCAATCCGATCTCGAGCACAAGCTCTAA
- the purQ gene encoding phosphoribosylformylglycinamidine synthase subunit PurQ — protein MIQFPGSNCDQDPFWVLETKAKQQVTYLWHESHDLANCDVIIVPGGFSYGDYLRTGAIARFSPVMESVKKFADNGGIVLGICNGFQILCESHMLPGALIRNAGLKYICRSVFVRTENNETPFTSNLRKGEVLEIPVGHMEGNYVCDPDTLKQLQDQNRIVFRYSTKDGQVTETANPNGSVDNIAGICNEGRNVLGMMPHPERSSETEMGCTDGFRIFEAVLGSLVAK, from the coding sequence GTGATTCAGTTCCCCGGTTCCAACTGCGATCAGGACCCATTCTGGGTACTGGAAACCAAGGCCAAGCAGCAGGTTACCTACCTGTGGCATGAGTCGCACGATCTCGCGAATTGCGACGTGATCATCGTTCCGGGCGGCTTCTCGTACGGCGACTACCTGCGCACGGGCGCCATCGCGCGTTTTTCACCTGTGATGGAATCGGTGAAGAAGTTCGCCGACAATGGCGGCATCGTGCTGGGCATCTGCAATGGCTTCCAGATCCTCTGTGAATCGCACATGCTTCCGGGCGCGCTGATCCGGAACGCCGGACTGAAGTACATCTGCCGCTCTGTGTTCGTGCGCACCGAGAACAACGAAACGCCTTTCACCTCGAACCTGCGCAAAGGTGAAGTGCTCGAAATTCCGGTCGGTCACATGGAAGGCAACTACGTATGTGACCCCGATACCCTGAAACAACTCCAGGACCAGAACCGCATCGTCTTTCGGTACTCCACAAAGGACGGACAAGTCACTGAAACAGCCAACCCGAATGGCTCGGTGGACAACATTGCCGGCATCTGCAATGAAGGACGCAACGTGCTCGGCATGATGCCTCATCCCGAGCGCTCCAGCGAAACAGAGATGGGCTGCACCGACGGGTTCAGGATTTTCGAAGCTGTTCTTGGTTCTCTGGTAGCGAAGTAA
- a CDS encoding PilZ domain-containing protein, with protein MTEPKHKSRRWQRLPLAFPVFVHSTGLDGRPILEFGTAVNVSAGGILVALKKVPEEKHVLLEMPVPPGFPAENSFRTIESTIVRTVAGPQHTYVGMQFKSPLPC; from the coding sequence GTGACGGAACCCAAGCACAAGTCACGCCGCTGGCAGCGGCTCCCCCTCGCGTTTCCCGTTTTTGTTCACAGCACGGGTCTCGATGGTCGTCCCATTCTCGAATTCGGTACCGCGGTGAATGTCAGCGCGGGCGGGATTCTTGTCGCCCTGAAGAAAGTTCCGGAAGAGAAGCACGTTTTGCTGGAGATGCCAGTTCCACCGGGCTTCCCTGCCGAGAACAGCTTCCGCACGATTGAAAGCACCATCGTGCGTACCGTCGCCGGTCCACAACATACCTACGTCGGGATGCAATTCAAAAGCCCGCTTCCGTGCTAA
- a CDS encoding D-glycerate dehydrogenase: MAAEKRFRVFATCSIGEPAENKLRQHGVELEVYPKPEAPPKALILEKVRSGIDGLITTLRDPIDAELFEAGKGKLKVVSQIAVGFDNINRADANRYRIPFTHTPDVLTEATAEFAFFIMGALARRLWSSERLVRDNQWGYWHPYLPFLGDEVTGKTIAVIGTGRIGLAMIKKCTGFDMNICCFDPAYQNHEYVKSVQDLMDLRYQRGMQREKTWIKYTSFEEAVRHADFVSVHVPLLREGETDMPTFHLFNERAFKLMKPTAFLVNTSRGPVVDEAALAKALKQNLIAGAALDVFEKEPLPPDSPLRDPEIEDRCRLFSHFASAGKITRLSEDPDKGMAGRCAQGLLDVLEGNYNGDISKMPFVVNKEAFKG; encoded by the coding sequence ATGGCAGCAGAGAAACGCTTTCGTGTCTTTGCCACGTGTTCCATCGGCGAACCGGCGGAAAACAAGCTTCGTCAACATGGAGTCGAGTTGGAGGTTTATCCCAAACCGGAAGCTCCACCCAAGGCTTTGATCCTCGAAAAGGTGCGGTCGGGAATCGACGGTCTCATCACCACTCTGCGAGATCCCATCGATGCCGAACTGTTTGAAGCCGGCAAAGGCAAGCTCAAAGTCGTATCGCAGATTGCCGTGGGATTCGACAATATCAATCGCGCCGACGCTAACCGCTACAGAATCCCGTTCACGCACACGCCGGATGTCCTAACCGAAGCCACTGCGGAGTTTGCCTTCTTCATCATGGGAGCTCTCGCCCGCCGGCTTTGGAGCAGCGAACGCCTGGTCCGCGATAACCAGTGGGGCTACTGGCATCCGTACCTGCCGTTTCTGGGAGACGAAGTCACGGGGAAGACTATCGCCGTCATCGGCACGGGGCGAATAGGGCTGGCGATGATCAAGAAGTGCACCGGTTTCGACATGAACATCTGCTGCTTCGATCCCGCGTACCAGAATCACGAGTACGTGAAGTCAGTGCAGGACTTAATGGACCTGCGGTACCAGCGAGGAATGCAGCGCGAAAAAACATGGATTAAGTACACAAGCTTCGAAGAAGCAGTGAGACATGCCGACTTCGTTAGCGTGCACGTGCCGTTGCTGCGTGAAGGCGAAACCGACATGCCCACGTTTCACCTTTTCAATGAGCGTGCCTTCAAGTTGATGAAGCCTACAGCGTTCCTCGTGAATACCTCGCGCGGTCCCGTGGTGGACGAAGCTGCATTGGCTAAGGCCCTGAAGCAGAACCTGATTGCCGGTGCGGCGCTCGATGTCTTTGAGAAGGAACCGCTACCGCCCGATTCACCGCTTCGCGACCCCGAAATCGAGGATCGCTGTCGTTTGTTCTCCCACTTTGCCAGCGCAGGGAAAATCACTCGGCTTTCGGAAGATCCCGATAAAGGAATGGCCGGACGCTGTGCGCAAGGTTTGCTGGACGTGCTCGAAGGGAACTACAACGGAGACATTTCGAAGATGCCGTTTGTTGTGAACAAAGAGGCGTTTAAGGGCTAG
- the msrA gene encoding peptide-methionine (S)-S-oxide reductase MsrA, translated as MTEKATFGAGCFWGVETRFGEVPGVTQTAVGYEGGQMVNPTYRDVCTDETGHAEVVELDFDPTKVSYEELVRLFFQLHDPTQLNRQGPDYGTQYRSVIFYHSPEQKAAAEKVMQEMQQLITGKIVTAIEPAQTFYRAEEYHQKYLEKRGLKNCHI; from the coding sequence ATGACTGAGAAAGCTACTTTTGGAGCAGGATGCTTCTGGGGCGTCGAGACCCGTTTCGGTGAAGTTCCGGGAGTAACTCAGACCGCAGTCGGCTATGAAGGCGGCCAGATGGTCAATCCCACATACAGAGATGTTTGCACCGACGAAACCGGCCACGCCGAAGTGGTCGAACTGGACTTCGATCCCACCAAAGTAAGTTACGAGGAGCTGGTTCGGCTCTTTTTTCAGCTTCACGATCCTACCCAGTTGAACCGCCAGGGACCGGACTACGGCACGCAGTACCGCTCCGTGATTTTCTATCACTCTCCCGAGCAGAAGGCGGCAGCGGAAAAGGTCATGCAAGAGATGCAGCAGTTGATCACCGGGAAGATCGTGACGGCGATTGAGCCTGCGCAGACCTTCTACCGCGCGGAAGAGTACCACCAGAAGTATCTGGAGAAGCGCGGCCTGAAGAACTGCCACATTTAG
- the lpdA gene encoding dihydrolipoyl dehydrogenase: MSKNIAVVGGGPGGYAAAFYAADLGMQVTLIDEAVNPGGVCLYVGCIPSKALLHVAALINEAEHAKAWGVEFSKPNIDLNRLRDFKNSVVNRLTGGLGQLSKQRKVNYVRGRAGFVNSNTLNVRMAEGGEQKLSFDNIILATGSRPAMIPGVPPSQRIMDSTAALELRDIPKTLLVIGGGYIGLELGTVYAALGTKVTVVEMLPQILTGADRDLVNPLAKRLEKKFSSIMLNTKVVEMKETADGIKVRLDGPNLAAPEQTFEKVLISVGRKPNTDIEGLDKTRVTKVQRGFIETDLQRRTKDPVIFAIGDIAGEPMLAHKASHEGRVAVEAIAGKKTTFEPRAIPAVVFTDPEIAWCGLTETEAQAKNIPVKVSRFPWAASGRAVTLDRIEGVTKLVIDPETERVLGLGICGPNAGEMISEGVLAVEMSAVVDDLSLTIHPHPTLSETIMEVAEAYHNVSTHIYRPKRG, from the coding sequence ATGAGCAAGAACATTGCAGTGGTGGGTGGAGGCCCCGGCGGATACGCCGCCGCCTTCTATGCAGCCGATCTCGGCATGCAGGTGACGTTGATCGACGAAGCCGTTAACCCAGGAGGCGTCTGCCTCTACGTCGGTTGCATTCCGTCAAAAGCTCTGTTGCACGTTGCCGCGCTCATCAACGAAGCCGAGCACGCGAAGGCCTGGGGCGTGGAATTCAGCAAGCCGAATATTGATTTGAATCGGCTCCGCGACTTCAAGAACTCAGTCGTGAATCGGCTGACCGGTGGTCTGGGGCAGCTTTCAAAGCAACGCAAGGTTAACTATGTCCGCGGACGCGCCGGGTTCGTGAATTCCAACACGCTCAATGTCCGGATGGCAGAAGGCGGCGAACAGAAGCTGTCGTTCGACAACATTATTCTGGCGACAGGCTCGCGTCCCGCGATGATCCCCGGCGTCCCGCCGTCGCAGCGCATCATGGACTCTACTGCCGCGCTCGAACTTCGCGATATTCCCAAGACGCTCCTCGTCATCGGCGGCGGATACATCGGCCTGGAACTGGGAACCGTCTATGCGGCGCTTGGGACGAAGGTCACGGTCGTCGAAATGTTGCCGCAGATTTTGACCGGCGCTGATCGCGATTTGGTGAACCCACTGGCCAAGCGGCTTGAGAAGAAGTTCTCGTCCATCATGCTCAATACCAAAGTGGTTGAGATGAAGGAAACCGCGGACGGTATCAAGGTTCGGCTCGATGGACCGAATCTCGCGGCGCCAGAGCAGACGTTTGAGAAGGTGCTCATCTCGGTCGGGCGCAAGCCGAACACCGACATCGAAGGGCTCGACAAGACGCGCGTCACCAAGGTGCAGCGCGGCTTCATTGAAACCGACCTTCAGCGCCGGACGAAAGATCCTGTCATCTTCGCCATCGGCGATATCGCCGGCGAGCCTATGCTTGCCCACAAGGCATCGCACGAAGGCCGTGTCGCGGTGGAAGCCATCGCAGGCAAGAAGACCACGTTTGAGCCGCGCGCGATTCCGGCCGTCGTTTTCACCGACCCCGAGATCGCGTGGTGCGGCCTGACCGAGACGGAAGCTCAGGCCAAAAACATTCCGGTCAAAGTTTCGCGGTTCCCATGGGCAGCCTCAGGCCGAGCGGTTACGCTCGATCGCATCGAGGGTGTGACGAAGCTAGTTATCGATCCGGAGACGGAACGCGTTCTGGGTCTCGGTATCTGCGGGCCGAATGCAGGCGAAATGATCTCCGAAGGCGTGCTCGCAGTCGAGATGTCGGCCGTTGTCGACGACCTGTCGTTAACGATTCACCCGCATCCCACTCTGTCGGAAACGATCATGGAAGTCGCCGAGGCATACCACAACGTCTCGACGCACATCTATCGTCCGAAGCGCGGATGA